A section of the Corvus hawaiiensis isolate bCorHaw1 chromosome 16, bCorHaw1.pri.cur, whole genome shotgun sequence genome encodes:
- the LOC125334027 gene encoding lysosomal alpha-glucosidase-like isoform X1: MSRGDTCIPRTMKSYQKLTTTQPAACRVEEEGAAPLPTGRGKLARWWVGSGLLVVAVLLSTITVWVLRQVSGSWLGPTPPPKCLLVPESRRFDCYPERQVVVTQELCENRGCCFIQTPPPAEGKRGVPWCFYPPDFPSYTLESLNQTALGMAGLLVRREKAYYPRDIERLRLDVEFETDTRLHIKITDAANPRYEVPLDVPWVMKRAENPIYSLNFSRDPFGVLLQRKATGTVLLNTTVAPLIFADQFLQISTSLPSKFLYGLGEHRGSFLHSLDWNTLTLWARDVSPTESFNLYGAHPFYLLMEEGGDAHGVFLLNSNAMEVALQPAPGLTWRTIGGVLDFYIFLGPDPNMVIQQYQQVIGFPAMPPLWALGFHLCRWGYGSSNETWQTVRAMRNYQIPQDAQWNDIDYMDGYRDFTLDSQKFASLPSLVQDLHKHGQHYVMILDPGISSTSPHGSYWPFDEGLRRGLFLNTTQGQPLIGQVWPGFTAFADFSNPDTHQWWLENLQHFYAHVPFDGLWIDMNEPSNFMDGSEDGCPPGDFDSPPYTPAVLGDSLSAKTVCASAKQKASVHYNLHNLYGLMEAKATASALVQIRAKRPFVISRSTFPSQGRYSGHWLGDNRSQWKDMYYSIPGLLSFSLFGIPLVGADICGFSGSTSEELCTRWMQLGAFYPFARNHNTQNEKAQDPTAFSPAARTAMKDVLLTRYSLLPFLYTLFHHAHLQGDTVARPLFFEFPWDVATWELDRQFLWGRSLLVTPVLEPGVDSVTGYVPQGMWYDFYTGSSVNSSGEMLKMSAPLEHLNLHIREGSVLPTQVSVTSLGAVHSAYVSPSTSSPGPPCKWPYRIHVFEPQKPGTTTEVTRGNPLRLIVALSSHATAWGDLFWDDGESLDTFEQGNYSYVVFNVTQNIFTSTVLHASTEATKVTIGTLSIFGVQKPPSKVLLNGQEKPFSYLDNQVLTVSDLGISLSQGFSLQWL; this comes from the exons ATGTCAAGAGGAGACACGTGTAT CCCCAGGACAATGAAGTCATACCAGAAGCTGACAACAACACAGCCAGCAGCATGCCGGGTAGAAGAGGAAGGGGCTGCCCCGCTGCCCACCGGCCGAGGGAAGCTGGCCCGGTGGTGGGTGGGCAGCGGGCTGCTGGTGgtcgctgtgctgctgagcaccaTCACTGTCTGGGTGCTGCGCCAAGTATCGGGGAGCTGGCTCGGACCCACGCCACCCCCGAAATGTCTCCTGGTTCCTGAGAGCCGTCGCTTTGACTGCTACCCCGAGCGGCAGGTGGTGGTGACCCAGGAGCTCTGTGAAAACCGAGGATGCTGCTTCATCCAGACTCCCCCACCAGCAGAGGGCAAGCGGGGGGTGCCCTGGTGCTTCTATCCCCCTGACTTCCCCAGCTACACCCTGGAGAGCCTCAACCAGACAGCGCTGGGCATGGCGGGGTTGCTGGTGCGAAGGGAGAAGGCCTATTACCCCCGGGACATCGAGAGGCTGAGGCTGGATGTGGAGTTTGAGACAGACACGCGGCTGCACATCAAG ATAACAGATGCAGCCAACCCACGCTATGAGGTTCCCCTCGATGTTCCCTGGGTGATGAAGAGAGCGGAAAACCCCATCTACAGTCTGAACTTCTCCCGGGACCCctttggggtgctgctgcagcGCAAGGCGACAGGGACAGTGCT GCTCAACACCACCGTGGCCCCCTTGATCTTTGCTGACCAGTTTCTCCAGATATCCACATCACTCCCATCCAAGTTCCTCTATGGGCTGGGGGAGCACCGTGGCAGCTTCCTGCACAGCCTGGACTGGAACACCCTCACACTGTGGGCCCGCGATGTCTCTCCCACG GAATCGTTCAACCTGTACGGCGCTCACCCCTTCTACCTGCTGATGGAGGAGGGTGGAGATGCTCATGGCGTTTTCCTCCTCAACAGCAACGCCATGG AGGTGGccctgcagcctgctccaggcCTGACCTGGAGGACCATTGGAGGAGTGCTGGATTTTTACATCTTTCTGGGGCCCGATCCCAACATGGTCATCCAGCAGTACCAGCAGGTGATAG GTTTCCCAGCCATGCCGCCCCTCTGGGCCCTCGGCTTCCACCTCTGCCGCTGGGGCTACGGATCCAGCAATGAGACCTGGCAGACCGTGAGAGCCATGAGGAACTACCAGATCCCCCAG GATGCGCAGTGGAATGACATCGATTACATGGACGGGTACCGGGACTTCACCTTGGATTCCCAGAAGTTTGCCTCCCTCCCCTCGCTGGTGCAAGACCTCCACAAACATGGGCAGCACTACGTTATGATCTTG gatcctggcatcagcagcaccagccctcACGGCTCCTATTGGCCTTTTGATGAAGGCTTGAGACGGGGCTTGTTCCTCAACACCACACAAGGGCAGCCACTCATCGGGCAG GTCTGGCCTGGTTTCACTGCCTTCGCAGACTTTTCCAACCCAGACACACACCAGTGGTGGCTGGAGAACCTGCAGCACTTCTATGCCCACGTGCCCTTTGACGGCCTCTGGATC GACATGAATGAGCCATCCAACTTCATGGATGGGTCTGAGGATGGCTGCCCCCCGGGAGACTTCGACAGCCCACCCTACACTCCGG CCGTGCTGGGCGATTCCCTCTCTGCAAAGACGGTGTGTGCCTCAGCAAAGCAGAAAGCCTCGGTGCACTACAACCTCCACAACCTCTACGGGCTGATGGAAGCCAAAGCCACAGCAAG CGCTTTAGTCCAGATCCGGGCGAAGCGCCCCTTCGTCATCTCCCGCTCCACCTTCCCCAGCCAGGGCCGGTACTCAGGGCACTGGCTGGGTGACAACCGGAGCCAGTGGAAGGACATGTATTACTCCATTCCAG GGCTGCTGAGCTTCAGCCTCTTTGGCATCCCGCTGGTCGGGGCGGACATCTGCGGCTTCTCCGGCAGCACCTCGGAGGAGCTGTGCACCCGCTGGATGCAGCTCGGTGCCTTCTACCCCTTCGCTCGCAACCACAACACCCAGAACGAGAAG GCCCAGGACCCAACGGCGTTCAGCCCCGCAGCCAGGACGGCCATGAAGGACGTGCTGCTGACACGCTactccctcctgcccttcctctaCACCCTTTTCCACCATGCCCACCTGCAAGGGGACACTGTTGCCCGGCCCTTGTTCTTTGA GTTCCCTTGGGATGTGGCCACATGGGAGCTGGACAGGCAGTTCCTGTGGGGCCGGAGCCTGCTGGTAACACCGGTGCTGGAGCCTGGGGTGGACTCAGTCACAGGTTATGTCCCCCAAGGCATGTGGTATGACTTCTACACG GGCTCCTCAGTGAACAGCAGTGGGGAGATGTTGAAGATGTCAGCCCCTCTGGAGCACCTCAACCTGCACATCCGGGAAGGTTCCGTCCTGCCCACCCAGGTGAGTGTCACCTCCCTGGGCGCTGTCCACAGCGCATATGTGTCCCCCAGCACCTCAAGTCCTGGACCCCCATGCAAATGGCCCTACAGAATCCATGTCTTTGAACCCCAGAAACCAGGAACCACCACGGAGGTGACCCGAGGGAACCCCCTGCGTCTCATCGTGGCCTTGTCCTCACATGCCACTGCATGGGGGGACCTTTTCTGGGATGATGGCGAGAGCTTGGACACCTTTGAGCAAGGCAACTACTCCTACGTGGTGTTCAATGTCACGCAG AACATCTTCACCTCCACCGTCCTCCATGCCAGCACTGAGGCCACCAAGGTCACCATTGGCACACTGAGCATCTTTGGGGTGCAGAAGCCACCCAGCAAGGTCCTCCTGAACGGCCAGGAGAAACCCTTTTCCTACCTGGACAACCAG GTTCTCACCGTGAGTGACCTTGGCATCAGCCTCAGCCAGGGCTTCTCCCTGCAGTGGCTGTGA
- the LOC125334027 gene encoding lysosomal alpha-glucosidase-like isoform X2 gives MKSYQKLTTTQPAACRVEEEGAAPLPTGRGKLARWWVGSGLLVVAVLLSTITVWVLRQVSGSWLGPTPPPKCLLVPESRRFDCYPERQVVVTQELCENRGCCFIQTPPPAEGKRGVPWCFYPPDFPSYTLESLNQTALGMAGLLVRREKAYYPRDIERLRLDVEFETDTRLHIKITDAANPRYEVPLDVPWVMKRAENPIYSLNFSRDPFGVLLQRKATGTVLLNTTVAPLIFADQFLQISTSLPSKFLYGLGEHRGSFLHSLDWNTLTLWARDVSPTESFNLYGAHPFYLLMEEGGDAHGVFLLNSNAMEVALQPAPGLTWRTIGGVLDFYIFLGPDPNMVIQQYQQVIGFPAMPPLWALGFHLCRWGYGSSNETWQTVRAMRNYQIPQDAQWNDIDYMDGYRDFTLDSQKFASLPSLVQDLHKHGQHYVMILDPGISSTSPHGSYWPFDEGLRRGLFLNTTQGQPLIGQVWPGFTAFADFSNPDTHQWWLENLQHFYAHVPFDGLWIDMNEPSNFMDGSEDGCPPGDFDSPPYTPAVLGDSLSAKTVCASAKQKASVHYNLHNLYGLMEAKATASALVQIRAKRPFVISRSTFPSQGRYSGHWLGDNRSQWKDMYYSIPGLLSFSLFGIPLVGADICGFSGSTSEELCTRWMQLGAFYPFARNHNTQNEKAQDPTAFSPAARTAMKDVLLTRYSLLPFLYTLFHHAHLQGDTVARPLFFEFPWDVATWELDRQFLWGRSLLVTPVLEPGVDSVTGYVPQGMWYDFYTGSSVNSSGEMLKMSAPLEHLNLHIREGSVLPTQVSVTSLGAVHSAYVSPSTSSPGPPCKWPYRIHVFEPQKPGTTTEVTRGNPLRLIVALSSHATAWGDLFWDDGESLDTFEQGNYSYVVFNVTQNIFTSTVLHASTEATKVTIGTLSIFGVQKPPSKVLLNGQEKPFSYLDNQVLTVSDLGISLSQGFSLQWL, from the exons ATGAAGTCATACCAGAAGCTGACAACAACACAGCCAGCAGCATGCCGGGTAGAAGAGGAAGGGGCTGCCCCGCTGCCCACCGGCCGAGGGAAGCTGGCCCGGTGGTGGGTGGGCAGCGGGCTGCTGGTGgtcgctgtgctgctgagcaccaTCACTGTCTGGGTGCTGCGCCAAGTATCGGGGAGCTGGCTCGGACCCACGCCACCCCCGAAATGTCTCCTGGTTCCTGAGAGCCGTCGCTTTGACTGCTACCCCGAGCGGCAGGTGGTGGTGACCCAGGAGCTCTGTGAAAACCGAGGATGCTGCTTCATCCAGACTCCCCCACCAGCAGAGGGCAAGCGGGGGGTGCCCTGGTGCTTCTATCCCCCTGACTTCCCCAGCTACACCCTGGAGAGCCTCAACCAGACAGCGCTGGGCATGGCGGGGTTGCTGGTGCGAAGGGAGAAGGCCTATTACCCCCGGGACATCGAGAGGCTGAGGCTGGATGTGGAGTTTGAGACAGACACGCGGCTGCACATCAAG ATAACAGATGCAGCCAACCCACGCTATGAGGTTCCCCTCGATGTTCCCTGGGTGATGAAGAGAGCGGAAAACCCCATCTACAGTCTGAACTTCTCCCGGGACCCctttggggtgctgctgcagcGCAAGGCGACAGGGACAGTGCT GCTCAACACCACCGTGGCCCCCTTGATCTTTGCTGACCAGTTTCTCCAGATATCCACATCACTCCCATCCAAGTTCCTCTATGGGCTGGGGGAGCACCGTGGCAGCTTCCTGCACAGCCTGGACTGGAACACCCTCACACTGTGGGCCCGCGATGTCTCTCCCACG GAATCGTTCAACCTGTACGGCGCTCACCCCTTCTACCTGCTGATGGAGGAGGGTGGAGATGCTCATGGCGTTTTCCTCCTCAACAGCAACGCCATGG AGGTGGccctgcagcctgctccaggcCTGACCTGGAGGACCATTGGAGGAGTGCTGGATTTTTACATCTTTCTGGGGCCCGATCCCAACATGGTCATCCAGCAGTACCAGCAGGTGATAG GTTTCCCAGCCATGCCGCCCCTCTGGGCCCTCGGCTTCCACCTCTGCCGCTGGGGCTACGGATCCAGCAATGAGACCTGGCAGACCGTGAGAGCCATGAGGAACTACCAGATCCCCCAG GATGCGCAGTGGAATGACATCGATTACATGGACGGGTACCGGGACTTCACCTTGGATTCCCAGAAGTTTGCCTCCCTCCCCTCGCTGGTGCAAGACCTCCACAAACATGGGCAGCACTACGTTATGATCTTG gatcctggcatcagcagcaccagccctcACGGCTCCTATTGGCCTTTTGATGAAGGCTTGAGACGGGGCTTGTTCCTCAACACCACACAAGGGCAGCCACTCATCGGGCAG GTCTGGCCTGGTTTCACTGCCTTCGCAGACTTTTCCAACCCAGACACACACCAGTGGTGGCTGGAGAACCTGCAGCACTTCTATGCCCACGTGCCCTTTGACGGCCTCTGGATC GACATGAATGAGCCATCCAACTTCATGGATGGGTCTGAGGATGGCTGCCCCCCGGGAGACTTCGACAGCCCACCCTACACTCCGG CCGTGCTGGGCGATTCCCTCTCTGCAAAGACGGTGTGTGCCTCAGCAAAGCAGAAAGCCTCGGTGCACTACAACCTCCACAACCTCTACGGGCTGATGGAAGCCAAAGCCACAGCAAG CGCTTTAGTCCAGATCCGGGCGAAGCGCCCCTTCGTCATCTCCCGCTCCACCTTCCCCAGCCAGGGCCGGTACTCAGGGCACTGGCTGGGTGACAACCGGAGCCAGTGGAAGGACATGTATTACTCCATTCCAG GGCTGCTGAGCTTCAGCCTCTTTGGCATCCCGCTGGTCGGGGCGGACATCTGCGGCTTCTCCGGCAGCACCTCGGAGGAGCTGTGCACCCGCTGGATGCAGCTCGGTGCCTTCTACCCCTTCGCTCGCAACCACAACACCCAGAACGAGAAG GCCCAGGACCCAACGGCGTTCAGCCCCGCAGCCAGGACGGCCATGAAGGACGTGCTGCTGACACGCTactccctcctgcccttcctctaCACCCTTTTCCACCATGCCCACCTGCAAGGGGACACTGTTGCCCGGCCCTTGTTCTTTGA GTTCCCTTGGGATGTGGCCACATGGGAGCTGGACAGGCAGTTCCTGTGGGGCCGGAGCCTGCTGGTAACACCGGTGCTGGAGCCTGGGGTGGACTCAGTCACAGGTTATGTCCCCCAAGGCATGTGGTATGACTTCTACACG GGCTCCTCAGTGAACAGCAGTGGGGAGATGTTGAAGATGTCAGCCCCTCTGGAGCACCTCAACCTGCACATCCGGGAAGGTTCCGTCCTGCCCACCCAGGTGAGTGTCACCTCCCTGGGCGCTGTCCACAGCGCATATGTGTCCCCCAGCACCTCAAGTCCTGGACCCCCATGCAAATGGCCCTACAGAATCCATGTCTTTGAACCCCAGAAACCAGGAACCACCACGGAGGTGACCCGAGGGAACCCCCTGCGTCTCATCGTGGCCTTGTCCTCACATGCCACTGCATGGGGGGACCTTTTCTGGGATGATGGCGAGAGCTTGGACACCTTTGAGCAAGGCAACTACTCCTACGTGGTGTTCAATGTCACGCAG AACATCTTCACCTCCACCGTCCTCCATGCCAGCACTGAGGCCACCAAGGTCACCATTGGCACACTGAGCATCTTTGGGGTGCAGAAGCCACCCAGCAAGGTCCTCCTGAACGGCCAGGAGAAACCCTTTTCCTACCTGGACAACCAG GTTCTCACCGTGAGTGACCTTGGCATCAGCCTCAGCCAGGGCTTCTCCCTGCAGTGGCTGTGA
- the LOC125334027 gene encoding lysosomal alpha-glucosidase-like isoform X3, translating to MSRGDTCIPRTMKSYQKLTTTQPAACRVEEEGAAPLPTGRGKLARWWVGSGLLVVAVLLSTITVWVLRQVSGSWLGPTPPPKCLLVPESRRFDCYPERQVVVTQELCENRGCCFIQTPPPAEGKRGVPWCFYPPDFPSYTLESLNQTALGMAGLLVRREKAYYPRDIERLRLDVEFETDTRLHIKITDAANPRYEVPLDVPWVMKRAENPIYSLNFSRDPFGVLLQRKATGTVLLNTTVAPLIFADQFLQISTSLPSKFLYGLGEHRGSFLHSLDWNTLTLWARDVSPTESFNLYGAHPFYLLMEEGGDAHGVFLLNSNAMEVALQPAPGLTWRTIGGVLDFYIFLGPDPNMVIQQYQQVIGFPAMPPLWALGFHLCRWGYGSSNETWQTVRAMRNYQIPQDAQWNDIDYMDGYRDFTLDSQKFASLPSLVQDLHKHGQHYVMILDPGISSTSPHGSYWPFDEGLRRGLFLNTTQGQPLIGQVWPGFTAFADFSNPDTHQWWLENLQHFYAHVPFDGLWIDMNEPSNFMDGSEDGCPPGDFDSPPYTPAVLGDSLSAKTVCASAKQKASVHYNLHNLYGLMEAKATASALVQIRAKRPFVISRSTFPSQGRYSGHWLGDNRSQWKDMYYSIPGLLSFSLFGIPLVGADICGFSGSTSEELCTRWMQLGAFYPFARNHNTQNEKAQDPTAFSPAARTAMKDVLLTRYSLLPFLYTLFHHAHLQGDTVARPLFFEFPWDVATWELDRQFLWGRSLLVTPVLEPGVDSVTGYVPQGMWYDFYTGSSVNSSGEMLKMSAPLEHLNLHIREGSVLPTQKPGTTTEVTRGNPLRLIVALSSHATAWGDLFWDDGESLDTFEQGNYSYVVFNVTQNIFTSTVLHASTEATKVTIGTLSIFGVQKPPSKVLLNGQEKPFSYLDNQVLTVSDLGISLSQGFSLQWL from the exons ATGTCAAGAGGAGACACGTGTAT CCCCAGGACAATGAAGTCATACCAGAAGCTGACAACAACACAGCCAGCAGCATGCCGGGTAGAAGAGGAAGGGGCTGCCCCGCTGCCCACCGGCCGAGGGAAGCTGGCCCGGTGGTGGGTGGGCAGCGGGCTGCTGGTGgtcgctgtgctgctgagcaccaTCACTGTCTGGGTGCTGCGCCAAGTATCGGGGAGCTGGCTCGGACCCACGCCACCCCCGAAATGTCTCCTGGTTCCTGAGAGCCGTCGCTTTGACTGCTACCCCGAGCGGCAGGTGGTGGTGACCCAGGAGCTCTGTGAAAACCGAGGATGCTGCTTCATCCAGACTCCCCCACCAGCAGAGGGCAAGCGGGGGGTGCCCTGGTGCTTCTATCCCCCTGACTTCCCCAGCTACACCCTGGAGAGCCTCAACCAGACAGCGCTGGGCATGGCGGGGTTGCTGGTGCGAAGGGAGAAGGCCTATTACCCCCGGGACATCGAGAGGCTGAGGCTGGATGTGGAGTTTGAGACAGACACGCGGCTGCACATCAAG ATAACAGATGCAGCCAACCCACGCTATGAGGTTCCCCTCGATGTTCCCTGGGTGATGAAGAGAGCGGAAAACCCCATCTACAGTCTGAACTTCTCCCGGGACCCctttggggtgctgctgcagcGCAAGGCGACAGGGACAGTGCT GCTCAACACCACCGTGGCCCCCTTGATCTTTGCTGACCAGTTTCTCCAGATATCCACATCACTCCCATCCAAGTTCCTCTATGGGCTGGGGGAGCACCGTGGCAGCTTCCTGCACAGCCTGGACTGGAACACCCTCACACTGTGGGCCCGCGATGTCTCTCCCACG GAATCGTTCAACCTGTACGGCGCTCACCCCTTCTACCTGCTGATGGAGGAGGGTGGAGATGCTCATGGCGTTTTCCTCCTCAACAGCAACGCCATGG AGGTGGccctgcagcctgctccaggcCTGACCTGGAGGACCATTGGAGGAGTGCTGGATTTTTACATCTTTCTGGGGCCCGATCCCAACATGGTCATCCAGCAGTACCAGCAGGTGATAG GTTTCCCAGCCATGCCGCCCCTCTGGGCCCTCGGCTTCCACCTCTGCCGCTGGGGCTACGGATCCAGCAATGAGACCTGGCAGACCGTGAGAGCCATGAGGAACTACCAGATCCCCCAG GATGCGCAGTGGAATGACATCGATTACATGGACGGGTACCGGGACTTCACCTTGGATTCCCAGAAGTTTGCCTCCCTCCCCTCGCTGGTGCAAGACCTCCACAAACATGGGCAGCACTACGTTATGATCTTG gatcctggcatcagcagcaccagccctcACGGCTCCTATTGGCCTTTTGATGAAGGCTTGAGACGGGGCTTGTTCCTCAACACCACACAAGGGCAGCCACTCATCGGGCAG GTCTGGCCTGGTTTCACTGCCTTCGCAGACTTTTCCAACCCAGACACACACCAGTGGTGGCTGGAGAACCTGCAGCACTTCTATGCCCACGTGCCCTTTGACGGCCTCTGGATC GACATGAATGAGCCATCCAACTTCATGGATGGGTCTGAGGATGGCTGCCCCCCGGGAGACTTCGACAGCCCACCCTACACTCCGG CCGTGCTGGGCGATTCCCTCTCTGCAAAGACGGTGTGTGCCTCAGCAAAGCAGAAAGCCTCGGTGCACTACAACCTCCACAACCTCTACGGGCTGATGGAAGCCAAAGCCACAGCAAG CGCTTTAGTCCAGATCCGGGCGAAGCGCCCCTTCGTCATCTCCCGCTCCACCTTCCCCAGCCAGGGCCGGTACTCAGGGCACTGGCTGGGTGACAACCGGAGCCAGTGGAAGGACATGTATTACTCCATTCCAG GGCTGCTGAGCTTCAGCCTCTTTGGCATCCCGCTGGTCGGGGCGGACATCTGCGGCTTCTCCGGCAGCACCTCGGAGGAGCTGTGCACCCGCTGGATGCAGCTCGGTGCCTTCTACCCCTTCGCTCGCAACCACAACACCCAGAACGAGAAG GCCCAGGACCCAACGGCGTTCAGCCCCGCAGCCAGGACGGCCATGAAGGACGTGCTGCTGACACGCTactccctcctgcccttcctctaCACCCTTTTCCACCATGCCCACCTGCAAGGGGACACTGTTGCCCGGCCCTTGTTCTTTGA GTTCCCTTGGGATGTGGCCACATGGGAGCTGGACAGGCAGTTCCTGTGGGGCCGGAGCCTGCTGGTAACACCGGTGCTGGAGCCTGGGGTGGACTCAGTCACAGGTTATGTCCCCCAAGGCATGTGGTATGACTTCTACACG GGCTCCTCAGTGAACAGCAGTGGGGAGATGTTGAAGATGTCAGCCCCTCTGGAGCACCTCAACCTGCACATCCGGGAAGGTTCCGTCCTGCCCACCCAG AAACCAGGAACCACCACGGAGGTGACCCGAGGGAACCCCCTGCGTCTCATCGTGGCCTTGTCCTCACATGCCACTGCATGGGGGGACCTTTTCTGGGATGATGGCGAGAGCTTGGACACCTTTGAGCAAGGCAACTACTCCTACGTGGTGTTCAATGTCACGCAG AACATCTTCACCTCCACCGTCCTCCATGCCAGCACTGAGGCCACCAAGGTCACCATTGGCACACTGAGCATCTTTGGGGTGCAGAAGCCACCCAGCAAGGTCCTCCTGAACGGCCAGGAGAAACCCTTTTCCTACCTGGACAACCAG GTTCTCACCGTGAGTGACCTTGGCATCAGCCTCAGCCAGGGCTTCTCCCTGCAGTGGCTGTGA
- the MAFK gene encoding transcription factor MafK has translation MTTNPKPNKALKVKEESGENAPVLSDDELVSMSVRELNQHLRGLTKEEVIRLKQRRRTLKNRGYAASCRIKRVTQKEELERQRVELQQEVEKLARENSSMKLELDALRSKYEALQTFARTVARGPITPTKVATTSVITIVKSAEISSSSVPFSAAS, from the exons ATGACGACTAATCCCAAACCGAACAAGGCATTAAAG GTAAAGGAGGAGTCAGGAGAGAATGCCCCGGTGCTGAGTGATGATGAACTCGTGTCAATGTCCGTACGGGAGCTGAACCAGCACCTGAGGGGTCTCACCAAAGAGGAGGTCATCCGTCTGAAGCAGCGGAGGCGCACGCTGAAGAACCGGGGCTACGCTGCCAGCTGCCGCATCAAGCGTGTGACTCAGAAAGAGGAGCTCGAGAGGCAGCGGGTTGAGCTGCAGCAAGAGGTGGAGAAGCTGGccagagaaaacagcagcatgAAGCTAGAGCTGGATGCCTTGCGCTCCAAGTACGAAGCACTCCAGACCTTTGCTCGTACTGTGGCGCGAGGGCCTATTACCCCGACCAAAGTTGCCACCACCAGTGTCATCACCATCGTGAAATCAGCCGAAATCTCATCCAGTTCTGTGCCGTTTTCAGCAGCGTCCTAG